In the genome of Planifilum fimeticola, the window AATAAAATATTACACATGATATGATCTGTCAACGGTGTGGGGGAGCCATTTCGGAATTTGTCATGGGGAAGAGATGTGGGGTGGCGGTCCGTTTTGCCATGACCGGTTTTCCCAATCAACAGCCCGTCGTGCCCGGCATCTTGAAAAGAAGGTTCGGGGCTCAGAGGGGAAGTTTGCAGGAAATCCTCGGGGGATCGGATTCCGTGGCGGATCTCCATCTCTCAGGATTTGCTTGAACAACTTAATAGTTTTCGGTAGGTTTGAAAGGGGAGGGGCGTAGAGTCGCACTTTTATTATTTTCCATATCTTTGGATGAGATATTTTGGTTTTAACTACACCCCAAAGGGTATTGATTAATGGTGAAACCCGTGTAACATTATTGTCAAATGGCCAGGAGGGGTGGGCTGTGTCACAGGCGAAAGAGTACCGGCGGTTGATTTTGGAAGTCATCGAAGACATGGAGTTTTTGGCCACGACCTTCAATACGGAAAGAGGCGAAGAAACAAAAAAGGCCTTTAAGCGAGGGCAGAAGGAAGCTTGTTTAAAATGGGCGGAAATCCTTAAGGAGAGGTTAAACAAACTGGAAAGGAGCAAAACGAGTGGCTAATAAATGCGTTGCATGTCTCCAACAAATTCCCCGTGGGGAACCTGTTTATTGGACCGATGGAAAAACCTTCTGCGAATCGTGTTATTTGGAATATAAGGAATGGAAGAGGAAACAGGGGAAATAGGGAACGGGATGTGCTCCGGACTTCGACACTGCCGCTTAAAAAGAGGGTTCGGCTTTACATACGGGTTTACAGGTCCTTCAGAACGGTGCAGAAAGCGGTATTGGTTCACCGGACGGCACGGAGGCGAGCGGGTTTTTCACCATGGGGAGGTAAAGGGGAATGGGGATGTCATCTGTCACCCGATGGAACGGCGGGTGCTGCTTGCAGAAAAGGCGGGAGCGGATGCGGGTTCGCGGCAGGAAAAAGGGATTGTCAAAAAACGCCCCCCTGCGGTCAGTCACCGATGAGATCGCAGGGGGGCGACGTTTATTTTCCGGTCCATTCGGCGGAAAGGGGAATCCGCCAGGAGGCTCCCTTTTTCAGGTTGTAAACATATCCCTTTGAATCATCGTTTTCATCCTTGTATTGGCGAACGAGGGTGATGTCTCCCAAATTCAGCTCCCAGCGGTTTCCGGAGGCGGGTCGGATTCCCAGGATTTCGTAGGCGCCGTTCCGCTCCCCGTCGGTCTCGACGAAGATTTGCTTGCCGGCGAGTTCTTTCGGATCGATCGCCGGCCCTTTTCGCTTGACCGTCAGGCGGTTTTGATCCGTCAGCTCCCTGGTGAAGTCTTCCACCGTCCCCTTCACGCTGCCGTGGGACTGAAGCAGAGGCGGACCGTCAACCGGGCCCAGGAGACGGCCGTCGTGGAGATAGGCATAGACCGGTTTTCCGCCCTTTTCGGAGTAGACGCCGAAGAAGCCTCGGAAGCGGAACTTGCCGTCCACGGTGTAAGTGACTTCCGGATCCAGCGAGTTGACGATGTAGTCCACCCGCCCGTCGGAAAGGGTCACTTTCACGGCCGCCGCCGTGTTGGCATCGACCTTTTTACCGTCCGCTTTCAGGGTTGCGGACTCGATGGAGCGGATGAACCGCTGATTCTTGTAGGGTTCCAGCACGGAGACGAACTGGCTTTCCAGGTCCTCACCGCTTCGGTGGGCGATCAGGTAGCGGAGGCTTTCCGGGTTTCCCGGCAGTTTCGGCGGGTATCCGTCCGCCAAGGCGACTTCGTCCACGGGGCTTAGCATCGTCAGGCGGAGGTGAATATCCTCTTCCTGCGGGAGAACTCCCCAGGTATCCCGGATTTTCCAGTCGACGCTGAAGGGGCCCGAGGGATTCCGGTCCCGCTCCACCCGGGTCAGATAATGGAATCCGCTGCCGGCGTAATCCCACCCGTCGGGTTGATCCGGCTCCTTCTCTCCGAATTCCACATCCTCTCCGGCATAGGTGCCCTTCAGCTGAGGTACGAGGTTGAGACCTTCCGTCGTCACTTCCCCTTCGGCGCCGTGGAAGCTGAAGTGGTGCTCCTTACCCCCCTTCACCCGGAAGAAATCGACGGCGTAGGAGTTTTCCTCATCCACCCGGATCATCGCCGTCGTCCGCCGGTACCGTTCCGTTTGCGGGTATACCTTGGGCGCTTCCACGTCGATCAGCTGCACCCGGGAGGCGGCGTCGAAGTGATGGGGGATGCCCACCCAGTGGTCCTTCTGCTTGGAGCGGTCCACCACCACGGTGTTATGGCTGACGGTGTTGCTCACCCACTCGGTGCGGTCCTTGAAATTGTCGGGATAACCCAGATCCGGGCTCAGATCGAGTCCGAAGGCGTGCAGCCCCAGGTTGAGGGTGTCCTTGTGTCCGTGGCGGCCGACCTGGTTGCGGCCGTAGTAGAGCCACAGCCCCCGGAGGTTGCGGGAATCCTTCGCTTCCTGGGTCAGCGCCGCGCGGTTCTTCAGCACCAGCTTGCTGATCCCCAATTTGTAGTTGGTCGCTTGCGGATGTTTGCCCGTGTTGACAAAGCTGATCGTATGGGTTCCCTTGCTCAGCCGGAATTCGCCCAGATCGACCGGCTCCGGTGAGGGGGACGTGCCGTAGAAATCGTGTTCCTTTACCTTCTTGCCGTCGATCCGGATCTCATACCGTCCGTAGCCGGTCGATTCCAGGGGAACCATTTCCAACCGGTACCGGTCCGTGGAGGGGACCTGAAAGGCGAAGGAGATCCTTCTCCCTTTCCGGACCGCTTCCAGCTGCACGGCCCCGGCTCCGTCATAGTAATCCTCGGGGATGTCGAAGGCTTCGGGGATGCGTTTCCCCAGCTCGTCGGTTTCCAGGTGAATCCGGCCGAGGAAATCGGTCACTTCCGCCGTGGCGTCGATTCGCTTAAGCTCCGAGAACTTATAGGTGATTCCCCGGTCGGAGGGCGCCTTTCCGTCGCGCAGGGCGGTGAAACCGAAGCCGGCGAGGTTGGTGCTGCCCGGATTGAAGGGTCCCTTCTCATCGACGACGCGCTCGATGTCCCGGACCACCTTTTCGGGATCTGCGGAAAAGATGTCCCCGTGAAGGCCGTCGGTGGTGTTGCCGTTCAACCGGTAGGCCAGTTGGGCGTGAACCGGTTTTCCGTACTGCTCAAAGGCTTTGACGTGTTCCTGAACCGTTCCGACGATCCCGGGATTTCCCGCCTTGAAGGAATCTCCGATGGTGGGGGTGTAGTTGTCCGCCATCACCAGCGGGTAGCGGGTGTCGAACATCTTCCGGAACTTGACGTTGTTGTACAGATCGGCTTTGGGATAGCGGTCGTATCCCTTTAGAACATCGGCCACGTCCATGATTTGCTGCAACCAGTAGCTGTTGTATTCGGTGGAGGGTTCATCGCCGAATCCGTCCCGATCCACCTGATTGACGAGGGTGGTCATCACATTCCCGCCGGTCAGGTGCCAATCGGGAGTGGAGTAGAGGCCGCCGGTCTGGAACACCCAATCGATCCACTTTTCCGTCGTCCCCGGCTCGTCCAGCACCACGGCGGCCATGGCCAGCGCCCGCTGGTGCATTCCGAAGTTGCCGCGGATCTGGGCGTTTTTCACCGCAGGGAAGATCTGCCGCACCAGGTTGTCCTCGATGTTTTTGCGGACGGCTGCGGCGGTGTCCTTCGGATTGTCCAGCTTATATTTCTCGGCTTTCTCCCGTAGGAACTCCACGGCCCCGGATTCCTCCACCACTGGGAAGAAGGCGTCGTAGGCGGACAGATAATTGGGAACCGCGGTCGCTTCCCAGATGCTCCCCCGGATTTTGCCCTTTCCGGTTCCGCCGTGGGAGTTGAGGTAGCCGTCCTCCTCCTTGTAGACGGAAACGTCCATCTCCGGATACACGTCGGCGACGCGGTCCAGGAGGATGATGCCGGCCCGGGAATAGCGCAGGTCGCCGGTGTAGAGATAGGCGTCCCGGAAGGCCCGGATGGCATTGTCCACCACTCCCCCGTGCCAGACGTGCCAGTGGTTGTAATAGGCGATGAAGGTCCAGCGGTTCCCCTCTTCATCCACCCAACCGTAGCCGTCGTCCACTCCCCAGTCGGGCCCCTTTTCCGGGTAGAGTTCGTTGACCAGGTAACGCTTGTCCGCCCGTTTGGGGTCGAAGATGCCGTGCTCGTCCAAACCGCTTTTGTAGTAGGATTCGAAGTCGTTGGTGGGGAATTTGTATCCGCTGCTGGGATCGGTCAGCTTCCAGGGTTCGTTCAGCGGGTCCGCCAGCCATCCACGGTAGCCGTACTTTTCGTTGAATTCCTTGCCGGTGATGGGAGATCCCAATTCATAGTTGACGGCATAACTGCGAGGGAGGGACTGGGGCGTCACCATCTCCCACAGCCGCTCTTCGCCGTAGGCCAAGTATTTTTCGGCTTCCTGGACGGCATTGTCCCGCGTTTTGCGTGCCCAGTCATACTGCTGTACGTTCTTGCGGGCGTTGGCCACTTTCTCCTCGGTGTAAATCGTGCTCCGGGTTTTGCCGCTCTCCCCCTCGGACGGCTGGGCACGAGCGGGATAGTTGTAAAGGGTAAACAGAAGCAACAGCAGGCAGAGGAGGATGAGGAAATGTTTCACCCGAAAAACTCCTTTTCTCAATTTTGAATTTTCCACAAATAAAAATAGCGAAGGGCTCCGCCGATTGCAAGTCCATTGAATGTCGAAAATTCCGGGGCTTTTTTCACCGCATTTCGTCATTTTCCGGTCGCCCCCCCTTTTTTATAATTTAAATGGCTCGAACTCGGCTATTGCACCTTCGCCCCGCGGAACGCCCTTGTCGGCGGCCGGCGGGCGCGGGGATTCCCAACTTCCGGCAAAAAGGAGCGGTGAAGTTGAACATTTCCCGGATCGACGTGTTTCCGTTGCGACTGCCGATGAAACAAAACTTTTTGATCTCCGGCGGTTCCGTGGGAGGAGTGGATCAGGGAGCTCCCCATGTCTACGTGCGGGTGGTGGATGACCAGGGAGTGGAAGGGTGGGGAGAGGCGCGCCCCAGTCACCGCTGGAGCGACGAGACGCTGGAGTCGGTGGTGACCACCCTGCGGCGATATATCGCTCCCGCGCTGATCGGGGAGGAAGTGGAGGACCTGCAGACGGTGCATCGAATCATGAACCGGGAAATCAAGGGCGGGCTCGACACCGGCCAGCCCATCGCCAAAGCGGCGGTGGACACGGCCCTCCACGATCTGATCGGCAAACGGCGGGGCGTTCGCCTGCCCGGGCTGTGGCTGGGTCCCTTCCGGGACTCCCTCCGCCTCTCCTATCTGATCAGCACCCGCGATCCGGAGGAGGCGGCGGAAAAGGCGCGACAAGCCCGGGAAGCGGGGTTTCGCGGGGTGGATGTCAAGATCGGGCTGGATCCCCGCCGGGACGTCGATGTGTTGGAAGCGGTGAAGGCGGCGGCGCCGGATCTGTTTTTCCGAGTGGATGCCAATCAGGCGTACACCCTGCCCCAGGCGGTGCGGCTGGCCAAGCGGATGGAAACGCTGGGGGTGGATGTCTTTGAACAGCCCCTGCCGGCCGGCGATCTTCTCGGCCACGCCGAACTGCGCCGCAAGACCCATCTGCCCGTGGCCCTGGACGAGAGCGTTTGGACGCCCGGCGATGTGATCCGGGCGGTCCGCCTCGAGGCCTGCGACACGATCGTAGTCAAATGCACCAAGATGGGCGGGCTGACCGGCGCAAAGCGGTGCGGGGAAATCGCCCGGGAAGCCGGATTGGAGCTGTTGGGCGGCGGGCTGACGGAATCGACCCTGGGGCTTGCGGCCAGCGCCCACCTGTTCAACTATTTGGGAATTGAAACCCCCGTCGATCTGAACGGCCCCTTTTTCCTGAAGGAGGATCCCGTGAGGGAAGGGCCGCAGATCCTGCGGGGAGGGGAGGTCCGCCTCCCGGACCGCCCCGGGATCGGATGCAGGGTGGAGGTGGCGGACGTGGAGCGGTTTCTGGCGGAATGAAGGATGGGGTAAATCGAGAGGAGTTGTGCCGATGCGTCCCGCGCGTTGGTCGGCGGGAGCGCGTCGGCTTTTTTGTTTTCGAAAATTTGTGGATGTCGGTGCCGGGTCTCCGGCGATCCAAGGATTTCAAAACCGAAGGCGCAAACCGGTTCGGGAACGGGCGTTGACAGTATCTCCTTCCCGGACTACAATAAGGCGAGGGTTTTATCATTTTTTCCGATCAATTAACTTAGGAATAATAGGGGGTAAATTCATCGATGAAAAAATTTTTGCCATCGGCCTGCTGTTTTCCGCCCTGTGGGCTTTGACGGCCTGCAGCGACACGCCACCCCAGGTCGAGTCCAAGCAGACGGATCGGCTTCTGGAGGAAATCAAAGAGCGTGGCGAGATCCGCATCGGAACGGAAGGCACCTACAAGCCCTTCAGCTTTCGGGATGAAAAAACCAATGAACTGACGGGATACGATGTGGACGTGGCCCGGGAAGTGGCG includes:
- a CDS encoding LIM domain-containing protein, giving the protein MANKCVACLQQIPRGEPVYWTDGKTFCESCYLEYKEWKRKQGK
- a CDS encoding heparinase II/III domain-containing protein, whose product is MKHFLILLCLLLLLFTLYNYPARAQPSEGESGKTRSTIYTEEKVANARKNVQQYDWARKTRDNAVQEAEKYLAYGEERLWEMVTPQSLPRSYAVNYELGSPITGKEFNEKYGYRGWLADPLNEPWKLTDPSSGYKFPTNDFESYYKSGLDEHGIFDPKRADKRYLVNELYPEKGPDWGVDDGYGWVDEEGNRWTFIAYYNHWHVWHGGVVDNAIRAFRDAYLYTGDLRYSRAGIILLDRVADVYPEMDVSVYKEEDGYLNSHGGTGKGKIRGSIWEATAVPNYLSAYDAFFPVVEESGAVEFLREKAEKYKLDNPKDTAAAVRKNIEDNLVRQIFPAVKNAQIRGNFGMHQRALAMAAVVLDEPGTTEKWIDWVFQTGGLYSTPDWHLTGGNVMTTLVNQVDRDGFGDEPSTEYNSYWLQQIMDVADVLKGYDRYPKADLYNNVKFRKMFDTRYPLVMADNYTPTIGDSFKAGNPGIVGTVQEHVKAFEQYGKPVHAQLAYRLNGNTTDGLHGDIFSADPEKVVRDIERVVDEKGPFNPGSTNLAGFGFTALRDGKAPSDRGITYKFSELKRIDATAEVTDFLGRIHLETDELGKRIPEAFDIPEDYYDGAGAVQLEAVRKGRRISFAFQVPSTDRYRLEMVPLESTGYGRYEIRIDGKKVKEHDFYGTSPSPEPVDLGEFRLSKGTHTISFVNTGKHPQATNYKLGISKLVLKNRAALTQEAKDSRNLRGLWLYYGRNQVGRHGHKDTLNLGLHAFGLDLSPDLGYPDNFKDRTEWVSNTVSHNTVVVDRSKQKDHWVGIPHHFDAASRVQLIDVEAPKVYPQTERYRRTTAMIRVDEENSYAVDFFRVKGGKEHHFSFHGAEGEVTTEGLNLVPQLKGTYAGEDVEFGEKEPDQPDGWDYAGSGFHYLTRVERDRNPSGPFSVDWKIRDTWGVLPQEEDIHLRLTMLSPVDEVALADGYPPKLPGNPESLRYLIAHRSGEDLESQFVSVLEPYKNQRFIRSIESATLKADGKKVDANTAAAVKVTLSDGRVDYIVNSLDPEVTYTVDGKFRFRGFFGVYSEKGGKPVYAYLHDGRLLGPVDGPPLLQSHGSVKGTVEDFTRELTDQNRLTVKRKGPAIDPKELAGKQIFVETDGERNGAYEILGIRPASGNRWELNLGDITLVRQYKDENDDSKGYVYNLKKGASWRIPLSAEWTGK
- a CDS encoding mandelate racemase/muconate lactonizing enzyme family protein, yielding MKLNISRIDVFPLRLPMKQNFLISGGSVGGVDQGAPHVYVRVVDDQGVEGWGEARPSHRWSDETLESVVTTLRRYIAPALIGEEVEDLQTVHRIMNREIKGGLDTGQPIAKAAVDTALHDLIGKRRGVRLPGLWLGPFRDSLRLSYLISTRDPEEAAEKARQAREAGFRGVDVKIGLDPRRDVDVLEAVKAAAPDLFFRVDANQAYTLPQAVRLAKRMETLGVDVFEQPLPAGDLLGHAELRRKTHLPVALDESVWTPGDVIRAVRLEACDTIVVKCTKMGGLTGAKRCGEIAREAGLELLGGGLTESTLGLAASAHLFNYLGIETPVDLNGPFFLKEDPVREGPQILRGGEVRLPDRPGIGCRVEVADVERFLAE